A stretch of the Osmerus eperlanus chromosome 10, fOsmEpe2.1, whole genome shotgun sequence genome encodes the following:
- the bmal1b gene encoding basic helix-loop-helix ARNT like 1b isoform X2 yields MNICDDLMADQRMDISSTMNEFMSPGSSIGTANMDYTRKRKGSATDYQIDGFSFEDSIDTDMDKQLGRDCDPQGRIKNAREAHSQIEKRRRDKMNSFIDVLASLVPTCNAMSRKLDKLTVLRMAVQHMKTLRGAANPYTEANYKPAFLSDDELKHLILRAADGFLFVVGCDRGKILFVSESVFKILNYSQNDLIGQSLFDYLHPKDIAKVKEQLSSSDTAPRERLIDAKTGLPVKTDISPGPSRLRSGARRSFICRMKCNRPLVKMEDKDYTSTCSKKKADRKSFCTIHSTGYLKSWPPTKMGLDEDNEPDNEGCNLSCLVAIGRLHPHIVPQPMNNDIHVKPTEYVSRHAIDGKFVFVDQRATAILTYLPQELLGTSFYEYFHQDDIGHLAECHRQVLHMREKINTNCYKFKIKDGSFITLRSRWFSFMNPWTKEVEYIVSTNTVVFGSVLDEADSNYPQLATSPQSMDSVLTTGDGKRALQTVPGIPGGTRAGAGKIGRMIAEEVMELQRMRGSSPSSCGSSPHNITSTPPPDTSSPGGKKIQNGGTPDIPSVGMIPGPDSIGYPYSNNSILSDNSHIGIDIMDEPGSSSPSNDEAAMAVIMSLLEADAGLGGPVDFSDLPWPL; encoded by the exons ATGAATATTTGTG ATGACCTAATGGCAGACCAAAGAATGGACATTTCCTCCACAATGAATGAGTTCATGTCGCCTGGCTCCTCCATTGGTACAGCCAACATGGATTACACCCGGAAGAGGAAAGGCAGCGCCACAGACTACCA AATTGATGGATTTTCTTTTGA GGACAGCATAGACACCGACATGGATAAGCAGCTTGGACG AGACTGTGACCCACAAGGCCGCATTAAGAATGCCAG GGAGGCTCACAGTCAGATTGAGAAGAGGCGCAGGGACAAAATGAACAGCTTCATAGATGTGCTGGCATCACTAGTGCCAACCTGCAACGCCATGTCCCGCAAACTGGACAAACTCACTGTCCTGCGCATGGCCGTCCAGCACATGAAGACACTACGAG GTGCTGCTAACCCTTACACAGAAGCCAACTACAAACCAGCCTTCCTGTCAGATGACGAACTGAAGCATTTGATCCTGAGA gcAGCTGATGGTTTTCTGTTTGTTGTCGGCTGTGATCGAGGGAAGATCCTATTTGTTTCAGAGTCTGTCTTCAAAATCCTAAACTACAGTCAA AATGACCTGATTGGCCAGAGTCTGTTTGATTACCTGCATCCTAAAGACATTGCCAAAGTCAAGGAGCAGCTGTCCTCGTCAGACACGGCACCGCGGGAGAGGCTTATTGATGCCAAAA CTGGGCTCCCTGTGAAGACAGACATCAGCCCCGGGCCGTCCAGGCTGCGCTCCGGGGCCAGACGCTCCTTCATCTGCAGGATGAAGTGCAACAGGCCCCTGGTGAAGATGGAGGACAAGGACtacacctccacctgctctaAGAAGAAAG CGGACAGGAAGAGCTTCTGCACCATCCACAGCACGGGCTACCTGAAGAGCTGGCCCCCCACAAAGATGGGTTTAGACGAGGACAACGAGCCCGACAACGAGGGCTGCAACCTCAGCTGCCTTGTAGCCATTGGCCGGCTGCACCCCCACATCGTCCCTCAGCCAATGAACAACGACATCCACGTCAAGCCCACAGAGTATGTCTCCCGCCACGCCATAGATGGGAAGTTTGTCTTTGTGGATCAGAG GGCCACTGCTATTTTGACCTATCTCCCCCAAGAGTTGCTGGGTACTTCATTTTATGAATATTTCCATCAAGATGACATTGGGCATCTAGCAGAATGCCATCGACAAG tcCTGCATATGAGAGAGAAGATCAACACAAACTGCTACAAGTTCAAGATCAAAGATGGCTCCTTCATCACTCTGAGGAGCCGCTGGTTCAGCTTCATGAACCCCTGGACCAAAGAGGTGGAGTACATCGTCTCCACCAACACCGTCGTCTT CGGCAGTGTGCTCGATGAGGCTGATTCCAACTACCCCCAGCTCGCCACCTCCCCGCAGAGCATGGACAGCGTACTCACAACAGGTGACG GGAAGCGGGCGCTGCAGACGGTGCCTGGCATCCCAGGTGGCACGAGAGCAGGGGCAGGGAAGATTGGGCGCATGATTGCAGAAGAGGTCATGGAACTCCAAAG GATGCGAGGTTCCTCACCCTCCAGCTGTGGCTCCAGTCCTCACAACATCACCAGCACTCCTCCACCAGACACCTCCTCCCCAGGAGGCAAGAAG ATACAGAACGGTGGAACGCCAGATATTCCCTCAGTAGGGATGATCCCAGGACCAGACTCCATAGGCTATCCTTACTCCAACAATTCCATACTAA GCGATAACTCCCACATCGGCATTGACATCATGGATGAGCCAGGCTCCAGCAGCCCCAGCAATGACGAGGCTGCCATGGCTGTGATCATGAGCCTGCTGGAGGCCGACGCAGGCCTGGGTGGACCTGTGGACTTCAGTGATCTGCCCTGGCCCCTATGA
- the bmal1b gene encoding basic helix-loop-helix ARNT like 1b isoform X1 produces MACITQSISPLMHLCSMPIKASRVAFLCLISFHTFNLVSLLRIIDHTAGVLCSHVFLNSHKSDVVLFLCTNVVDFSQRDSIDTDMDKQLGRDCDPQGRIKNAREAHSQIEKRRRDKMNSFIDVLASLVPTCNAMSRKLDKLTVLRMAVQHMKTLRGAANPYTEANYKPAFLSDDELKHLILRAADGFLFVVGCDRGKILFVSESVFKILNYSQNDLIGQSLFDYLHPKDIAKVKEQLSSSDTAPRERLIDAKTGLPVKTDISPGPSRLRSGARRSFICRMKCNRPLVKMEDKDYTSTCSKKKADRKSFCTIHSTGYLKSWPPTKMGLDEDNEPDNEGCNLSCLVAIGRLHPHIVPQPMNNDIHVKPTEYVSRHAIDGKFVFVDQRATAILTYLPQELLGTSFYEYFHQDDIGHLAECHRQVLHMREKINTNCYKFKIKDGSFITLRSRWFSFMNPWTKEVEYIVSTNTVVFGSVLDEADSNYPQLATSPQSMDSVLTTGDGKRALQTVPGIPGGTRAGAGKIGRMIAEEVMELQRMRGSSPSSCGSSPHNITSTPPPDTSSPGGKKIQNGGTPDIPSVGMIPGPDSIGYPYSNNSILSDNSHIGIDIMDEPGSSSPSNDEAAMAVIMSLLEADAGLGGPVDFSDLPWPL; encoded by the exons ATGGCCTGTATCACTCAATCAATCTCTCCGCTAATGCATCTCTGCAGCATGCCAATCAAAGCATCCAGAGTAGCATTTCTTTGTTTGATATCATTTCATACATTTAATCTTGTTTCATTACTCCGTATCATTGATCATACTGCTGGGGTATTATGCAGTCATGTTTTTTTAAACAGTCATAAATCAGATGTTGTATTATTTCTTTGCACTAATGTTGTTGATTTCTCTCAAAGGGACAGCATAGACACCGACATGGATAAGCAGCTTGGACG AGACTGTGACCCACAAGGCCGCATTAAGAATGCCAG GGAGGCTCACAGTCAGATTGAGAAGAGGCGCAGGGACAAAATGAACAGCTTCATAGATGTGCTGGCATCACTAGTGCCAACCTGCAACGCCATGTCCCGCAAACTGGACAAACTCACTGTCCTGCGCATGGCCGTCCAGCACATGAAGACACTACGAG GTGCTGCTAACCCTTACACAGAAGCCAACTACAAACCAGCCTTCCTGTCAGATGACGAACTGAAGCATTTGATCCTGAGA gcAGCTGATGGTTTTCTGTTTGTTGTCGGCTGTGATCGAGGGAAGATCCTATTTGTTTCAGAGTCTGTCTTCAAAATCCTAAACTACAGTCAA AATGACCTGATTGGCCAGAGTCTGTTTGATTACCTGCATCCTAAAGACATTGCCAAAGTCAAGGAGCAGCTGTCCTCGTCAGACACGGCACCGCGGGAGAGGCTTATTGATGCCAAAA CTGGGCTCCCTGTGAAGACAGACATCAGCCCCGGGCCGTCCAGGCTGCGCTCCGGGGCCAGACGCTCCTTCATCTGCAGGATGAAGTGCAACAGGCCCCTGGTGAAGATGGAGGACAAGGACtacacctccacctgctctaAGAAGAAAG CGGACAGGAAGAGCTTCTGCACCATCCACAGCACGGGCTACCTGAAGAGCTGGCCCCCCACAAAGATGGGTTTAGACGAGGACAACGAGCCCGACAACGAGGGCTGCAACCTCAGCTGCCTTGTAGCCATTGGCCGGCTGCACCCCCACATCGTCCCTCAGCCAATGAACAACGACATCCACGTCAAGCCCACAGAGTATGTCTCCCGCCACGCCATAGATGGGAAGTTTGTCTTTGTGGATCAGAG GGCCACTGCTATTTTGACCTATCTCCCCCAAGAGTTGCTGGGTACTTCATTTTATGAATATTTCCATCAAGATGACATTGGGCATCTAGCAGAATGCCATCGACAAG tcCTGCATATGAGAGAGAAGATCAACACAAACTGCTACAAGTTCAAGATCAAAGATGGCTCCTTCATCACTCTGAGGAGCCGCTGGTTCAGCTTCATGAACCCCTGGACCAAAGAGGTGGAGTACATCGTCTCCACCAACACCGTCGTCTT CGGCAGTGTGCTCGATGAGGCTGATTCCAACTACCCCCAGCTCGCCACCTCCCCGCAGAGCATGGACAGCGTACTCACAACAGGTGACG GGAAGCGGGCGCTGCAGACGGTGCCTGGCATCCCAGGTGGCACGAGAGCAGGGGCAGGGAAGATTGGGCGCATGATTGCAGAAGAGGTCATGGAACTCCAAAG GATGCGAGGTTCCTCACCCTCCAGCTGTGGCTCCAGTCCTCACAACATCACCAGCACTCCTCCACCAGACACCTCCTCCCCAGGAGGCAAGAAG ATACAGAACGGTGGAACGCCAGATATTCCCTCAGTAGGGATGATCCCAGGACCAGACTCCATAGGCTATCCTTACTCCAACAATTCCATACTAA GCGATAACTCCCACATCGGCATTGACATCATGGATGAGCCAGGCTCCAGCAGCCCCAGCAATGACGAGGCTGCCATGGCTGTGATCATGAGCCTGCTGGAGGCCGACGCAGGCCTGGGTGGACCTGTGGACTTCAGTGATCTGCCCTGGCCCCTATGA
- the bmal1b gene encoding basic helix-loop-helix ARNT like 1b isoform X5 yields MKCNRPLVKMEDKDYTSTCSKKKADRKSFCTIHSTGYLKSWPPTKMGLDEDNEPDNEGCNLSCLVAIGRLHPHIVPQPMNNDIHVKPTEYVSRHAIDGKFVFVDQRATAILTYLPQELLGTSFYEYFHQDDIGHLAECHRQVLHMREKINTNCYKFKIKDGSFITLRSRWFSFMNPWTKEVEYIVSTNTVVFGSVLDEADSNYPQLATSPQSMDSVLTTGDGKRALQTVPGIPGGTRAGAGKIGRMIAEEVMELQRMRGSSPSSCGSSPHNITSTPPPDTSSPGGKKIQNGGTPDIPSVGMIPGPDSIGYPYSNNSILSDNSHIGIDIMDEPGSSSPSNDEAAMAVIMSLLEADAGLGGPVDFSDLPWPL; encoded by the exons ATGAAGTGCAACAGGCCCCTGGTGAAGATGGAGGACAAGGACtacacctccacctgctctaAGAAGAAAG CGGACAGGAAGAGCTTCTGCACCATCCACAGCACGGGCTACCTGAAGAGCTGGCCCCCCACAAAGATGGGTTTAGACGAGGACAACGAGCCCGACAACGAGGGCTGCAACCTCAGCTGCCTTGTAGCCATTGGCCGGCTGCACCCCCACATCGTCCCTCAGCCAATGAACAACGACATCCACGTCAAGCCCACAGAGTATGTCTCCCGCCACGCCATAGATGGGAAGTTTGTCTTTGTGGATCAGAG GGCCACTGCTATTTTGACCTATCTCCCCCAAGAGTTGCTGGGTACTTCATTTTATGAATATTTCCATCAAGATGACATTGGGCATCTAGCAGAATGCCATCGACAAG tcCTGCATATGAGAGAGAAGATCAACACAAACTGCTACAAGTTCAAGATCAAAGATGGCTCCTTCATCACTCTGAGGAGCCGCTGGTTCAGCTTCATGAACCCCTGGACCAAAGAGGTGGAGTACATCGTCTCCACCAACACCGTCGTCTT CGGCAGTGTGCTCGATGAGGCTGATTCCAACTACCCCCAGCTCGCCACCTCCCCGCAGAGCATGGACAGCGTACTCACAACAGGTGACG GGAAGCGGGCGCTGCAGACGGTGCCTGGCATCCCAGGTGGCACGAGAGCAGGGGCAGGGAAGATTGGGCGCATGATTGCAGAAGAGGTCATGGAACTCCAAAG GATGCGAGGTTCCTCACCCTCCAGCTGTGGCTCCAGTCCTCACAACATCACCAGCACTCCTCCACCAGACACCTCCTCCCCAGGAGGCAAGAAG ATACAGAACGGTGGAACGCCAGATATTCCCTCAGTAGGGATGATCCCAGGACCAGACTCCATAGGCTATCCTTACTCCAACAATTCCATACTAA GCGATAACTCCCACATCGGCATTGACATCATGGATGAGCCAGGCTCCAGCAGCCCCAGCAATGACGAGGCTGCCATGGCTGTGATCATGAGCCTGCTGGAGGCCGACGCAGGCCTGGGTGGACCTGTGGACTTCAGTGATCTGCCCTGGCCCCTATGA
- the bmal1b gene encoding basic helix-loop-helix ARNT like 1b isoform X4, protein MADQRMDISSTMNEFMSPGSSIGTANMDYTRKRKGSATDYQIDGFSFEDSIDTDMDKQLGRDCDPQGRIKNAREAHSQIEKRRRDKMNSFIDVLASLVPTCNAMSRKLDKLTVLRMAVQHMKTLRGAANPYTEANYKPAFLSDDELKHLILRAADGFLFVVGCDRGKILFVSESVFKILNYSQNDLIGQSLFDYLHPKDIAKVKEQLSSSDTAPRERLIDAKTGLPVKTDISPGPSRLRSGARRSFICRMKCNRPLVKMEDKDYTSTCSKKKADRKSFCTIHSTGYLKSWPPTKMGLDEDNEPDNEGCNLSCLVAIGRLHPHIVPQPMNNDIHVKPTEYVSRHAIDGKFVFVDQRATAILTYLPQELLGTSFYEYFHQDDIGHLAECHRQVLHMREKINTNCYKFKIKDGSFITLRSRWFSFMNPWTKEVEYIVSTNTVVFGSVLDEADSNYPQLATSPQSMDSVLTTGDGKRALQTVPGIPGGTRAGAGKIGRMIAEEVMELQRMRGSSPSSCGSSPHNITSTPPPDTSSPGGKKIQNGGTPDIPSVGMIPGPDSIGYPYSNNSILSDNSHIGIDIMDEPGSSSPSNDEAAMAVIMSLLEADAGLGGPVDFSDLPWPL, encoded by the exons ATGGCAGACCAAAGAATGGACATTTCCTCCACAATGAATGAGTTCATGTCGCCTGGCTCCTCCATTGGTACAGCCAACATGGATTACACCCGGAAGAGGAAAGGCAGCGCCACAGACTACCA AATTGATGGATTTTCTTTTGA GGACAGCATAGACACCGACATGGATAAGCAGCTTGGACG AGACTGTGACCCACAAGGCCGCATTAAGAATGCCAG GGAGGCTCACAGTCAGATTGAGAAGAGGCGCAGGGACAAAATGAACAGCTTCATAGATGTGCTGGCATCACTAGTGCCAACCTGCAACGCCATGTCCCGCAAACTGGACAAACTCACTGTCCTGCGCATGGCCGTCCAGCACATGAAGACACTACGAG GTGCTGCTAACCCTTACACAGAAGCCAACTACAAACCAGCCTTCCTGTCAGATGACGAACTGAAGCATTTGATCCTGAGA gcAGCTGATGGTTTTCTGTTTGTTGTCGGCTGTGATCGAGGGAAGATCCTATTTGTTTCAGAGTCTGTCTTCAAAATCCTAAACTACAGTCAA AATGACCTGATTGGCCAGAGTCTGTTTGATTACCTGCATCCTAAAGACATTGCCAAAGTCAAGGAGCAGCTGTCCTCGTCAGACACGGCACCGCGGGAGAGGCTTATTGATGCCAAAA CTGGGCTCCCTGTGAAGACAGACATCAGCCCCGGGCCGTCCAGGCTGCGCTCCGGGGCCAGACGCTCCTTCATCTGCAGGATGAAGTGCAACAGGCCCCTGGTGAAGATGGAGGACAAGGACtacacctccacctgctctaAGAAGAAAG CGGACAGGAAGAGCTTCTGCACCATCCACAGCACGGGCTACCTGAAGAGCTGGCCCCCCACAAAGATGGGTTTAGACGAGGACAACGAGCCCGACAACGAGGGCTGCAACCTCAGCTGCCTTGTAGCCATTGGCCGGCTGCACCCCCACATCGTCCCTCAGCCAATGAACAACGACATCCACGTCAAGCCCACAGAGTATGTCTCCCGCCACGCCATAGATGGGAAGTTTGTCTTTGTGGATCAGAG GGCCACTGCTATTTTGACCTATCTCCCCCAAGAGTTGCTGGGTACTTCATTTTATGAATATTTCCATCAAGATGACATTGGGCATCTAGCAGAATGCCATCGACAAG tcCTGCATATGAGAGAGAAGATCAACACAAACTGCTACAAGTTCAAGATCAAAGATGGCTCCTTCATCACTCTGAGGAGCCGCTGGTTCAGCTTCATGAACCCCTGGACCAAAGAGGTGGAGTACATCGTCTCCACCAACACCGTCGTCTT CGGCAGTGTGCTCGATGAGGCTGATTCCAACTACCCCCAGCTCGCCACCTCCCCGCAGAGCATGGACAGCGTACTCACAACAGGTGACG GGAAGCGGGCGCTGCAGACGGTGCCTGGCATCCCAGGTGGCACGAGAGCAGGGGCAGGGAAGATTGGGCGCATGATTGCAGAAGAGGTCATGGAACTCCAAAG GATGCGAGGTTCCTCACCCTCCAGCTGTGGCTCCAGTCCTCACAACATCACCAGCACTCCTCCACCAGACACCTCCTCCCCAGGAGGCAAGAAG ATACAGAACGGTGGAACGCCAGATATTCCCTCAGTAGGGATGATCCCAGGACCAGACTCCATAGGCTATCCTTACTCCAACAATTCCATACTAA GCGATAACTCCCACATCGGCATTGACATCATGGATGAGCCAGGCTCCAGCAGCCCCAGCAATGACGAGGCTGCCATGGCTGTGATCATGAGCCTGCTGGAGGCCGACGCAGGCCTGGGTGGACCTGTGGACTTCAGTGATCTGCCCTGGCCCCTATGA
- the bmal1b gene encoding basic helix-loop-helix ARNT like 1b isoform X3, with translation MNICDDLMADQRMDISSTMNEFMSPGSSIGTANMDYTRKRKGSATDYQDSIDTDMDKQLGRDCDPQGRIKNAREAHSQIEKRRRDKMNSFIDVLASLVPTCNAMSRKLDKLTVLRMAVQHMKTLRGAANPYTEANYKPAFLSDDELKHLILRAADGFLFVVGCDRGKILFVSESVFKILNYSQNDLIGQSLFDYLHPKDIAKVKEQLSSSDTAPRERLIDAKTGLPVKTDISPGPSRLRSGARRSFICRMKCNRPLVKMEDKDYTSTCSKKKADRKSFCTIHSTGYLKSWPPTKMGLDEDNEPDNEGCNLSCLVAIGRLHPHIVPQPMNNDIHVKPTEYVSRHAIDGKFVFVDQRATAILTYLPQELLGTSFYEYFHQDDIGHLAECHRQVLHMREKINTNCYKFKIKDGSFITLRSRWFSFMNPWTKEVEYIVSTNTVVFGSVLDEADSNYPQLATSPQSMDSVLTTGDGKRALQTVPGIPGGTRAGAGKIGRMIAEEVMELQRMRGSSPSSCGSSPHNITSTPPPDTSSPGGKKIQNGGTPDIPSVGMIPGPDSIGYPYSNNSILSDNSHIGIDIMDEPGSSSPSNDEAAMAVIMSLLEADAGLGGPVDFSDLPWPL, from the exons ATGAATATTTGTG ATGACCTAATGGCAGACCAAAGAATGGACATTTCCTCCACAATGAATGAGTTCATGTCGCCTGGCTCCTCCATTGGTACAGCCAACATGGATTACACCCGGAAGAGGAAAGGCAGCGCCACAGACTACCA GGACAGCATAGACACCGACATGGATAAGCAGCTTGGACG AGACTGTGACCCACAAGGCCGCATTAAGAATGCCAG GGAGGCTCACAGTCAGATTGAGAAGAGGCGCAGGGACAAAATGAACAGCTTCATAGATGTGCTGGCATCACTAGTGCCAACCTGCAACGCCATGTCCCGCAAACTGGACAAACTCACTGTCCTGCGCATGGCCGTCCAGCACATGAAGACACTACGAG GTGCTGCTAACCCTTACACAGAAGCCAACTACAAACCAGCCTTCCTGTCAGATGACGAACTGAAGCATTTGATCCTGAGA gcAGCTGATGGTTTTCTGTTTGTTGTCGGCTGTGATCGAGGGAAGATCCTATTTGTTTCAGAGTCTGTCTTCAAAATCCTAAACTACAGTCAA AATGACCTGATTGGCCAGAGTCTGTTTGATTACCTGCATCCTAAAGACATTGCCAAAGTCAAGGAGCAGCTGTCCTCGTCAGACACGGCACCGCGGGAGAGGCTTATTGATGCCAAAA CTGGGCTCCCTGTGAAGACAGACATCAGCCCCGGGCCGTCCAGGCTGCGCTCCGGGGCCAGACGCTCCTTCATCTGCAGGATGAAGTGCAACAGGCCCCTGGTGAAGATGGAGGACAAGGACtacacctccacctgctctaAGAAGAAAG CGGACAGGAAGAGCTTCTGCACCATCCACAGCACGGGCTACCTGAAGAGCTGGCCCCCCACAAAGATGGGTTTAGACGAGGACAACGAGCCCGACAACGAGGGCTGCAACCTCAGCTGCCTTGTAGCCATTGGCCGGCTGCACCCCCACATCGTCCCTCAGCCAATGAACAACGACATCCACGTCAAGCCCACAGAGTATGTCTCCCGCCACGCCATAGATGGGAAGTTTGTCTTTGTGGATCAGAG GGCCACTGCTATTTTGACCTATCTCCCCCAAGAGTTGCTGGGTACTTCATTTTATGAATATTTCCATCAAGATGACATTGGGCATCTAGCAGAATGCCATCGACAAG tcCTGCATATGAGAGAGAAGATCAACACAAACTGCTACAAGTTCAAGATCAAAGATGGCTCCTTCATCACTCTGAGGAGCCGCTGGTTCAGCTTCATGAACCCCTGGACCAAAGAGGTGGAGTACATCGTCTCCACCAACACCGTCGTCTT CGGCAGTGTGCTCGATGAGGCTGATTCCAACTACCCCCAGCTCGCCACCTCCCCGCAGAGCATGGACAGCGTACTCACAACAGGTGACG GGAAGCGGGCGCTGCAGACGGTGCCTGGCATCCCAGGTGGCACGAGAGCAGGGGCAGGGAAGATTGGGCGCATGATTGCAGAAGAGGTCATGGAACTCCAAAG GATGCGAGGTTCCTCACCCTCCAGCTGTGGCTCCAGTCCTCACAACATCACCAGCACTCCTCCACCAGACACCTCCTCCCCAGGAGGCAAGAAG ATACAGAACGGTGGAACGCCAGATATTCCCTCAGTAGGGATGATCCCAGGACCAGACTCCATAGGCTATCCTTACTCCAACAATTCCATACTAA GCGATAACTCCCACATCGGCATTGACATCATGGATGAGCCAGGCTCCAGCAGCCCCAGCAATGACGAGGCTGCCATGGCTGTGATCATGAGCCTGCTGGAGGCCGACGCAGGCCTGGGTGGACCTGTGGACTTCAGTGATCTGCCCTGGCCCCTATGA
- the rassf10b gene encoding ras association domain-containing protein 10 — protein sequence MESEESKISVWVCREEKLVSGLSKRTTCADVVKVLQEDQNLQQCVSAAMLSGSPQSYCIVEKWRGFERILPNKTKILRLWGAWGEEQENVRFVLVKNEASLANHGPRSAEARVVLSKESPCVYKGTARATMGFSPEKQRRIVRKAFRKLDKINKKRAQAESKDASSAEKMETLVHLVISQDHTIRQQIQRIKELDREIEKYEAKVHYDRIKRHGINYVQDTYLVDANPEALSGREGDKPLSAEAVAQFEEYAQRCEEVVKLQEELAEHEALMDSITVEIQEELNQRWMKRRQEELSSKETDSSSGESVSTVPAPDTTLVQGADTSSENELLLEEERIKTQLDTSLYIGLRLNTDLEAIRNDLTLTQEIWGAKEQEIQDLLEKVNSLNVEDNTEETASTDKDLNPVVTETTMLRPLETKSEWVEQARGLSKKCDPNDDDSDTGLSSMHSQDSDNPPVCESLV from the coding sequence ATGGAATCTGAGGAGAGTAAGATATCAGTGTGGGTTTGCCGAGAGGAGAAACTTGTCTCCGGATTGTCAAAACGCACCACCTGTGCTGATGTTGTCAAAGTTCTCCAAGAGGATCAAAACCTGCAACAATGTGTGTCTGCAGCCATGCTTTCTGGATCTCCACAGTCCTATTGCATTgtagagaaatggagagggtTTGAGAGGATCTTGCCGAACAAAACGAAAATTCTCCGCCTGTGGGGCGcttggggagaggagcaggaaaacGTTCGTTTCGTTTTGGTCAAAAACGAGGCTTCTTTGGCTAACCACGGACCCCGAAGCGCAGAGGCGCGCGTAGTGCTGAGCAAAGAGAGCCCGTGCGTTTACAAGGGGACAGCCAGAGCCACCATGGGGTTCTCTCCGGAGAAACAACGTCGGATTGTTAGAAAAGCATTCAGAAAGTtggacaaaataaataaaaagagggCCCAAGCGGAGTCCAAGGATGCGTCATCGGCGGAGAAAATGGAAACATTGGTTCATCTAGTAATTTCACAGGACCATACTATCCGACAACAAATCCAAAGAATTAAAGAACTGGACAGGGAGATTGAAAAGTATGAGGCAAAAGTTCACTATGACAGAATAAAAAGGCATGGGATCAATTATGTGCAGGACACATACTTGGTGGATGCGAACCCCGAAGCACTCTCCGGCCGAGAGGGGGACAAACCCCTCTCAGCGGAGGCTGTTGCCCAGTTTGAGGAGTATGCCCAAAGGTGTGAGGAGGTGGTCAAACTACAAGAGGAACTGGCGGAGCATGAAGCGCTCATGGACAGCATCACCGTCGAGATCCAGGAGGAACTCAATCAGAGGTGGATGAAGCGGAGACAAGAAGAGCTGTCAAGTAAAGAAACTGATTCCAGCTCGGGGGAGAGCGTATCAACTGTCCCTGCTCCGGACACAACTTTAGTCCAGGGGGCAGATACATCATCAGAGAACGAGTTGCTACTGGAGGAGGAAAGGATCAAAACGCAACTGGATACAAGTTTATATATTGGACTTCGTCTGAATACGGATTTAGAAGCCATTAGGAATGATTTAACCCTGACCCAGGAGATATGGGGAGCAAAAGAACAAGAGATCCAGGATTTGCTGGAAAAAGTGAACTCTTTAAATGTAGAGGACAACACAGAAGAGACAGCTAGTACAGATAAGGACTTGAATCCTGTAGTCACTGAGACAACAATGTTGCGTCCCTTGGAGACAAAAAGTGAGTGGGTGGAGCAAGCCAGGGGGCTCTCAAAGAAATGTGACCCCAACGATGATGACTCAGACACAGGCCTGAGCTCCATGCACAGCCAGGACTCGGATAATCCCCCTGTGTGCGAGTCATTAGTCTAA